Genomic DNA from Patescibacteria group bacterium:
CGCGGGAGTTTACCTGGCGGATAAATTTTTACTTTCTAAAAGAATCCACTCGTCAATCGTTTACGCTTTTTATGTCGGAATTTGGAGCGTCTTTAATTTGTGCCTCCTTATTTTTAATCCTTGGTTTCCAACTTTTGGCGAGCTCATGCTTGATCTTTTCGCCGGCCTTTTATTTCTATTTACCCTGGTTTTTTGGTACAAGGCCCTGCACCAAAGCGAAGCCACGCGGGTGGTTCCGATTGTCGGGGGATTGGTGCCGGTTTTTAGTTTCCTTCTTTCAAGCATTTTTTTGGGGGCCACTCTTACCAATCAGGAGCTTTTAGGCTTTTTGATTCTTATCGCCGGAGGAGTCCTAATTTCCATTAAACGGACCAGGTTTTATCTTCTTCGAAAAGCCGTTGACCGGGTACGGATGATTTTCGGAGATGTCTTGGGGGAGATTCACGCCCGCTTCCGCCCCACCCAGCGGCTAATTGCTAATTCCGTTGTTTCCGCTTTTTTCTTTGCCGCTTTTTACGTTTTAATGAAATATATTTATCTCCATCAGCCGTTTGTCGGCGGTTTTGTCTGGTCGCGGATGGGAACTTTTATCGGCGCTTTGGCTATGCTAGCCGTTCCGGTCTGGAGAAAGGGAATTGCCGAGCACCGGAAAGCTACGACCGCCCCGAAAAATTTAAGCTTCTTTTTAGGCGTGCGTCTTTTGGCCGCTTTGGCCTTTATCATGCTTAACTGGGCGATATCGCTTGGGAACGTCGCTTTGGTTAACGCGCTCCAGGGCGTCCAGTACCTGTTCTTCATTCTTTTTGCCGTTATTATTTCCGCCCGCTTCCCGAAAGTGTTTAAAGAAGAGCTGGGAAAGGAAGTTTTAATACAAAAATTAATCGGGGTCGGCCTGGTTAGCCTTGGCTTATATATTTTGGTAATCTAATCCGCGGACTATGTTATTCTTTTTGGCGCTGTATTATCTAATTTTTGCTATTCTTTCCTGGCAAAAGCCGGAGCGGGGAGTAATGATAATAATCTTTGCTTTGCCGTCTTACCTTATCCGCTTTAATCTCTTTGGCTTGCCTTCAACTTTACTCGAAGGCATGATTTTAATCGCTTTTTTTATCTGGTTTATAAAAAATTACCGGGAGGTTTTTGGCAATATTAAGAAAAGGATTAAGGGTAAGAAAATTATTGGCTGGGTTAGGTATCCTTTTGACCTGGAGATTGTTTTATTGCTGATCGTGTCAATTATAGCCGCGGGAATCGCGTATTTTTCCCGGGAATCTTTGGGAATATGGAAGGCTTATTTTTTTGAACCGATTCTTTTCTTTATTCTATTATTCAACACAATCGGTAAAGACGCTTTAAACCAAAAAGGCTCTAAGTGGCTGGAAAAAATAATCTGGCCTTTGGCATTATCCTGTCTGGCCGTTTCTGTCCTGGCCGTCTATCAAAAATTCACCGGCCAATTTATTGATAATCCTTTGTG
This window encodes:
- a CDS encoding EamA family transporter, translated to MWLVIAVSAYFINAGVYLADKFLLSKRIHSSIVYAFYVGIWSVFNLCLLIFNPWFPTFGELMLDLFAGLLFLFTLVFWYKALHQSEATRVVPIVGGLVPVFSFLLSSIFLGATLTNQELLGFLILIAGGVLISIKRTRFYLLRKAVDRVRMIFGDVLGEIHARFRPTQRLIANSVVSAFFFAAFYVLMKYIYLHQPFVGGFVWSRMGTFIGALAMLAVPVWRKGIAEHRKATTAPKNLSFFLGVRLLAALAFIMLNWAISLGNVALVNALQGVQYLFFILFAVIISARFPKVFKEELGKEVLIQKLIGVGLVSLGLYILVI